Within the Meiothermus sp. QL-1 genome, the region ACCTGGCCGGTGTCCAGCGCCCGGTCAATCATCTCCCCAATCTCGCGGATCAGATGAATCAGCCCCGCAAAACGCGAATCCTGGGTTAGGCCCCGCCGGTAGCGGGCATAAATTTGCTGCATGATAACCCCCACCTTGAACAGGCCGAACACGTAGTAAAAGAGAATACCCGTCACGTCCCGGCCCGTGCGCCGGGCGTAGGCCTCCACCAGCTCGGCCCGGCTGTAGTTGCCCGGCAGGTGGGTGAGCCCAAAGGCCTTGAGCCCGGGGGGATCGCTCTCCTCAACCCAGTAGGCGAGCGTGGTGCCCAGGTCCATCAGGGGGTCGCCCAGGGTGGCCATCTCCCAGTCCAGCACCGCCACCACCCGCGATAGGTCGGGGGCAAACATCAGGTTGTCGTACTTGAAGTCGTTGTGGATGAGGGCTGCCCCCGAGGCCGAAGGCATGTGGGCGGCCAGCCAGGCCATGGCCCGCTCCATGCCGGGGATTTCCTCGGTGCGGGCCTTCTGGTAGCGCTCGCCCCAGCCCCGTACCTGCCGCTCCACATAGCCCTCGGGCCGGCCCAGCTCGCCCAGCCCCGCTTTCACGTAGTCCAGGCAGTGCAGCTCCACCAACGCCTCCAGCGCGGCCTCGCAAACCCCCCGCATCCGGGCCGGGGTCATGCCCTCCGGCGGTTGGTTGCGCAGGATGACCCCGTGCAGCCTTTCCATCACGTAAAAAGGAGCCCCCAG harbors:
- a CDS encoding phosphotransferase family protein, whose product is MLDQPAPVRQGEELNLEALRAYLLEHLPGASGELEVLQFPRGFSNLTYLLRLGEQELVLRRPPFGANIKTAHDMGREYRILKVLRPVYPKVPRPLLYCEDESVLGAPFYVMERLHGVILRNQPPEGMTPARMRGVCEAALEALVELHCLDYVKAGLGELGRPEGYVERQVRGWGERYQKARTEEIPGMERAMAWLAAHMPSASGAALIHNDFKYDNLMFAPDLSRVVAVLDWEMATLGDPLMDLGTTLAYWVEESDPPGLKAFGLTHLPGNYSRAELVEAYARRTGRDVTGILFYYVFGLFKVGVIMQQIYARYRRGLTQDSRFAGLIHLIREIGEMIDRALDTGQV